A region of the bacterium genome:
CAGTAGGAGATGTGAGGGCCGGGCGTCTTGGCGCCTGGCCCTTGGTCGTATCGACACCGTCGAAGTAGTGATGATGAGATGCCGGATCGGCACATTCCAGTTGACTAGCCGCTCCATATCATTTGATCAGCGTCATTCTCCCCGAATCGCGATATTCGCCGGCGCGCAGGCGATAGATGTAGGTCCCAGTCGGGACGTCACGGCCCATTTCGTCGCGTCCGTCCCACGCAACCTCGTGGTAGCCTGCAGGCACCTCGATGCCGTCGAGGAGCAAGGCCACGCGTCGTCCGGCCAGGTTGTAGATTTCCAGCGATACGTGGGCCGGTTCCTCGGTGATGTACCAGATCATGGTAGAGGGGTTGAACGGGTTCGG
Encoded here:
- a CDS encoding FlgD immunoglobulin-like domain containing protein, which translates into the protein PNPFNPSTMIWYITEEPAHVSLEIYNLAGRRVALLLDGIEVPAGYHEVAWDGRDEMGRDVPTGTYIYRLRAGEYRDSGRMTLIK